A window of the Eschrichtius robustus isolate mEscRob2 chromosome 5, mEscRob2.pri, whole genome shotgun sequence genome harbors these coding sequences:
- the MARS2 gene encoding methionine--tRNA ligase, mitochondrial has translation MLRISACRLLGRTGASRLSLLEDFSLRHYSSDPLGVRDDTRDARAYFTTPIFYVNAAPHIGHLYSALLADALCRHHRLRVPSAAATRFSTGTDEHGLKIQQAAAAAGLAPSELCDRVSAQFQQLFREADISSTDFIRTTEARHRMAVQHFWGVLKARGLLYKGLYEGWYCASDECFLPEAKVTRQTGPSGDLCPVSLESGHPVSWTKEENYIFRLSQFREPLQRWLRGDPQAITPEPFHHAVLQWLEEELPDLSVSRRSSHLHWGIPVPGDDSQTIYVWLDALVNYLTVIGYPNPEFKSWWPTTSHIIGKDILKFHAIYWPALLLGAGMSPPHRIYVHSHWTVCGQKMSKSLGNVVDPRTCLDRYTVDGFRYFLLRQGVPNWDCDYYGEKVVKLLDSELAFSLGGLLNRCTANRINPSGTYPAFCTTCFPSEPGLLGPTGRAQAEDYALVSAVATLPKQVADHYDNFQIYKALEAVSSCVRQTNGFVQRHAPWKLNWESPVDAPWLGTVLHVALECLRVFGTLLQPVTPSLADKLLSRLGVSATERGLGELHFLPRFYGHPCPFEGRRLGPETGVLFPRLDQSRAWLVKAHKT, from the coding sequence ATGCTGCGGATTTCTGCCTGTCGGCTGCTAGGACGCACGGGGGCGAGTAGGCTCTCGCTCCTGGAGGACTTTAGCTTACGCCACTACAGTTCGGACCCTCTCGGTGTCCGGGACGATACCCGCGACGCGCGCGCCTACTTCACCACACCCATCTTCTACGTGAACGCGGCGCCGCATATCGGGCACCTGTACTCGGCGCTACTGGCTGACGCCTTGTGCCGACACCATCGCCTCCGAGTTCCCAGCGCCGCCGCCACGCGATTCTCCACTGGTACCGATGAGCACGGCCTCAAGattcagcaggcagcagccgcTGCGGGCCTGGCTCCGTCCGAGCTGTGCGACAGAGTCTCTGCCCAGTTCCAGCAGCTTTTCCGGGAGGCTGACATCTCCTCCACCGACTTCATCCGCACCACTGAGGCCCGGCATCGGATGGCTGTGCAGCACTTCTGGGGGGTGCTGAAGGCTCGGGGTCTTCTCTACAAGGGGCTCTATGAAGGTTGGTATTGCGCCTCCGACGAGTGCTTCCTGCCTGAAGCCAAGGTCACCAGGCAAACCGGCCCGTCGGGGGATTTGTGTCCTGTATCTCTGGAGAGCGGGCATCCCGTCTCCTGGACCAAGGAAGAAAACTACATTTTCAGGCTTTCCCAGTTCCGGGAGCCGCTCCAGCGGTGGCTGCGGGGCGACCCTCAGGCCATCACCCCGGAGCCATTCCATCACGCAGTCCTTCAGTGGCTGGAAGAGGAGCTGCCGGACCTATCCGTCTCTCGAAGGAGTAGCCACTTGCACTGGGGCATTCCGGTGCCCGGGGACGATTCGCAGACCATCTACGTATGGCTGGATGCCTTGGTCAACTACCTTACTGTAATTGGCTACCCAAACCCTGAGTTCAAATCTTGGTGGCCCACGACCTCTCATATCATAGGCAAGGACATTCTCAAATTCCATGCTATCTATTGGCCTGCCCTCCTCTTAGGGGCCGGCATGAGCCCACCACACCGCATCTATGTTCACTCCCACTGGACAGTCTGTGGTCAAAAGATGTCTAAGAGCTTGGGCAACGTGGTGGATCCCAGGACATGCCTTGACCGCTATACTGTGGATGGCTTCCGCTACTTTCTCCTTCGTCAGGGTGTCCCCAACTGGGACTGTGATTACTATGGTGAAAAGGTGGTTAAGTTGTTGGATTCCGAGCTGGCATTTTCTTTGGGAGGTCTCTTGAACCGATGCACTGCCAACAGAATAAATCCTTCTGGGACCTATCCGGCTTTTTGCACTACCTGCTTTCCCAGTGAGCCAGGGTTGTTGGGGCCAACAGGTCGTGCTCAGGCAGAGGACTATGCTCTGGTGAGCGCAGTGGCCACTTTGCCCAAGCAGGTGGCAGACCACTATGATAACTTTCAGATCTATAAGGCTCTGGAGGCAGTATCCAGCTGTGTCCGGCAAACTAATGGCTTTGTCCAAAGGCATGCACCATGGAAGTTGAACTGGGAGAGCCCAGTGGATGCTCCCTGGCTGGGTACTGTGCTTCATGTGGCCTTGGAATGTTTGCGAGTCTTTGGAACTTTGCTCCAACCTGTCACCCCAAGCCTAGCTGACAAGCTGCTGTCTAGGTTGGGGGTCTCTGCCACAGAGAGGGGCCTTGGAGAGCTCCATTTCTTGCCTCGATTCTATGGACATCCATGCCCTTTTGAAGGGAGGAGGCTGGGACCTGAAACTGGGGTCTTGTTTCCAAGACTGGACCAGTCCAGGGCCTGGCTGGTAAAAGCCCATAAGACCTAG